The Nicotiana sylvestris chromosome 6, ASM39365v2, whole genome shotgun sequence genomic sequence AGATACATAGGTAGCATTGCTTCTGGAACATCTCTATAATATACCACACTGGTACATTACTCCAAAAAGACTCACATGGCATGGAAAGTTTAACAAGGGCACAACCCACACAATGACACCACTGCCTATCATGGGCAGTATGGGATGACAACACGCAGCCCAGATCTTCAAAATTCTGGCCAGTTATGTTTGGATACATGACACAATGGTACCCTGGACAGTGTAGTTTATACATATGGATGATTCCAATTCAAAGACATGATTTGGTTACTGATTTTAGCAACTTGAAGATGGGCTATAATGGCAAGCTTGCAGAATTTGGCTACTACTGTAATAGGCTAGTTTGTATATGCTATGAGCGTGTTTATATATTTTCTAGATCAAATTGTAATACCAATTTTGGGCCCCACAAGCCCAAGATTGGTAGTAGGATCAATGTATTAGTCATCTCTTATGGTCTTACTCCTTGTAAGACAACATGCTACTTTGtagttttattatatatatataaaaaaactagccctaggcacaTAGCCTAATGgatgattaaaaaaaattaaaaacccatTTAATTCTTTAAATCAAGACCTAGAGTTATGtcctaaattttaaaaattaaaaatgagtTAGAGGCGTTTATTTCCCGATTCCTTTTGGGGTTTTGTTCTACTATATTAGGAGAATAACATACTAGAATTGGTGAGTTTCGGAGGAGAATTTCGGGAGATATGGGACCCAACTAGTGTGGGTTGGACTTTTGGGTTATGAACACTCAAGAGCGATATTTTGACGAATTGTTTGAGCTATCGGACTCCGATTGAGTCGGTCTTTGTTCGTGTGAGCTGTATTGGTTCGGGCTTTGCTCGGGTAAGCCTGGATTCAGAATCCAAGGTAGGTCTGATGTTGACTTTTgctgactttttggggaaaatgtaaagatcataACTTTATTTATTGTAATTGATTTCTCTTgaattgtttgatgttattaagaCATTTTTGTTAGATTCGAGTCATGTGGAGGCGAATTTTAGGGGAAACGCTATTTTGGAGGGTTGAgttggcctagttgaggtaagtatcttacctaacttTGTATGGAagaaactaccccttaggatttgggttgattgtgcTATTTGTGCTATGTGAAAGTCGTATACGCAAGGTGCCGAGTGGGTACACGGGCTATATATGGTATTTGACCGGTTTAGATTATCTAGACTCTTTCCATGCCTTTAATTGAAGTGTCATAACATGTTGTATCTCTCATTGTTAATCTACTCCTACATGCTCTATTTGATGTTGTTAACACTTGTTCtacctcttacttgttattttactcttatatgctttagttgaagttattgcctTCCTTAATGTCTTGTTACTTTTTAATTATTGAATCACTTTTAATTCAAGTTGTTATTTCGTGGAATATCatcttgttgagttattggtatTGAAGTTGTAATAGTCGTTATCACATTGAGGCGGAGTTGTTAATTATTGAGATACCTTTCCTTGTTGAGTATTCTTATTCATTTTGTTATTGATTCTTGTACGCATTATGGTTGAGCCATGAGCTATTAATTGCGAAAATATTGATGTTGTTGACTTTGTGGCAAGTAGTGGCATATGGGCACTTGTGATGCTAGTTGTAattgtgttgtgatattgattcgcatgcggtggtataaggctAGGGGTTGATATGCATGAGGTGAGATAAGGTAGGCTTGATACGCGTGTttctagtaggggaactacttgaaTCCACGTGGTGAGATAAGATGGGATAAAATGTATGTAGCTATTTCAGAAAAAATGATTTTCAGAACTAAATGTAAGGCTCACACaatgatataaggaaagattatGATTGAAATTGTGAAATGTGAATACGCGGCGGTACGTTGGTTGTGATTTTCATTGTACATTCCATGTTGGAATAGCTTGTTGATTTGAACGGTCATTATTCTTCCTTCAATCATTCATCGGTATTTTGATTGTGTTTGCTTATTCGTTGTTATATTTGTGTTGGAACGATTGTGGTTTCTTGTGTGAGTAATGCATTCTTTGTGATTTGTTGTGTTGTTTTAACATGCCAATCTATGCCTTCATTATAACTTGGTCAATTGATTGTCAATATGAATTTAGTTGCGTGGAGTCACTATATCATATTCTGTTGAGTTGGTTGTAACATAATGGTTTAAACAAAAGAATTATTAATACGCTTTATTCTATGTGCCCTATTAATATAGAACTCGTTATCTCACTCGGTGCCTTATTATTCTAAATGATCATCACACTTTCACTATAATTGGGTTCTCAAATTATACTCATCACCTTGTTAGATGTTTACCTTACTTATAATTGTTATCATGTTTTTCTTTAACAAATTCTATATTTAATTCGTTAATTTAACTTATGTTTTGCTTTGTTTAAAACTGATACTTTTACTTAATTTTATTGATTTCTAAACTAAACTCATCTTATACTTTATTTTGTACAAAttgtatattattttattttactagaTTTCTAAAATAAACTTATTATTTCATTTGACACCTTACTTTATTCAAgattgtcataatattttatgGCGTTTAAATATATCTTCCGTTCACTAAATTAATATTTGTCATGGTTGCAAATTACATGGTAGCACGTGGGCTTGTCGTGTGAAGGTGATTGTtaatgtgggcacgaggtgctaTATGTGTAAGATTTAGAAATTGTGGTCCATGACTTGTGGTTTATGAGGTGTGGTGCCATAGAGTAATTCTTGTTGTAAGTTCATGCATTGGGAGCGATTTAATTATTTGAGTTGtcatcttttttttcttatttgagtTCATTTACATCTCATCGGTATTCTGATTATGTTATTTCTTTATTACTCGTTTACTACTTGCGGTCATTCATGTTTCTATTGCTTCATTGTTGGTTGTAAATAAAAATATTTCCGTCGTTGGTCTTACATTGACGTTCTTTCCAATGTTAGCTTAAGTATATCTGGAACAAGTTTTTATGTCTAGTAGGTATCTTGACCTGGCCTGGTCACTACtctaccaaggttaggcttgatactttttgggtaccattatggtgtactcatgctacacttctgcatatttttgtgcagatccaggtattctGATTGTGTTGTTGAGTGTTGCGTCTGCGCGGTGGGAAACCTCAAGGTATACCTGCTTGAcgttcgcaggcctcagagtcaccgtCTTACTTCTTTATGCTACTGTTAAATTGTAATTCAAAACAATATTTTGTTTATAAATTTTAATGTGTTTTAGTAGTGCTTATGATTtcgtactaccggttttgggaaatgtatagCTATTAGCCGCTTGCGGCTATGTATGTCATTTAATGGTTTATGATAAATGATTAAATAGTTCAATTATGTTATTAAATCAacatgtgttaggcttacctagtcttagagactaggtgtcatcacgacatcctaaggtgggaaattggggtcatgacaagttggtattagagagatctaggttcataggtgctacgagtcataagcaagtttagtagagtcttgtggatcggtacagagatgtatgtacttatcttcaaaAGGCTACTTAACTATTAGGAACCACtgctttcattccttatcgtgtgaCATTCATTCAGCTTGAAGAATATATCTTATATGCCTTTACATCCATTCGTATATAATGTTGCATGCTCGGTATCAACTACGCTTCGACGGATTGTAATGTTGCAGATGGGCTATGAGGGGGCCATCGATGCTCGATCATTGTCTCGAGGTATTGTCCAGACTAAAGAAGCAGATGTGTTGGTATATCTTCAGTTGTTCAAGTGTGGTATTCAACTAGTTCGTGTATTTGATTGGTATTGTACGTGCTTATGTAGGTTGGTAATGTGGATCATCAGATGTTGTCCTATGACTCTGTGCCAAGTAGGGAAGTCTAGTATCGACGATAAGATTGCATGGGCAAGTGTCATATCAGTCTTGGGTCTGAGGTATATATGTAGTGTTGAGGGGTTCCCCGGAATTGTACATAACTAAGATTTGAGATTTTCATGGGATGGTGCTGGAACTTCCGGAATATCTGTATCATTGCTAAATCTACATTCCAGTATCAAACAGGTTAGAGAAACATCTTCAGATTCATAGAAGGTCTCTTTAGAGTAGGTATCTCGGTTGCATCATTGTTGGGTGCTCCAGAGGAAATATAACGGTTTATGGGTTTTTTGGCTACGTGATTCATGTTACGGTCTTCCGCAGCGAGCTTTAACTTAGAATCATTGTGTACTGATATGGGAAAATGTTGACCTGAAGACAAGTCGATGAGGATTAGAAGAAATGGGCTATGTTGGTGGTGTTGGGTCAGCATAACAATAAAGGTAACTAGTCTTTTGGTGTGGTAATGCTTCACCATCGTTCTGTGGTAATACTCTTGGGTTTGATGGCTTGTGTGACTTGGTTTATTTAGGGAAGTTCAGTTCTGATTACTTGGTGATGTGAGGACTGTCCTCGAAAAGTTCTTGATAGTATCGACCACAGCTTCAGCTAGTTGTCTACTACTAGCATAAGGAACATGTTGCGTGTTATGATTTTCATCGGGAGGGGGGGTCACGAGTTCTAGACAGCATGGACGATTTCAAATTTTTAGAAGAAAGAGAGCATTATTTGATACCACCTAAGAAGGGTGCGCACTCCAGAAGGCGCATTGTGTTTCGACTTGAAGTTGCCTGACTCGTATTATGGTAATCATCTGGTTGATCGACTGCTGGTGTCCAGATTTTGCTTTATGGCACAAAATAATTATAGAAGTACTTTTTGTGGGCTGACCGTATGTGAGAAATGTGTTAGTTATTTGAGTAGTGTAGTTGTGATCGGATATGGAGATTATAATATTCTAAGGATTTGAAAACTAAGAGGGTTCTCGAGGCAGATTGTTTCATGGTTGTGAATAGTGAACATATGTTAAGAGGTTGGAAACTGATGGTATGTACTATAGATATGTTATTGTGGACTTTTCGGAGGCTATATACCTACTTCGGAAGGATCATAATTGATTTTGAGGCTACTAGTAGGTCTAATCATGATGTGTGTTCTAAATCGGGTCAGATTTATCTACTCAACACAATTATTGTGGAGGGGTATGTTATCGATTAGGGTGGATCACATTCGTGTTCTGATATGTCTCATGTGTTACTTAAGTATGCCGCAATGGGTTGTGATCTGTTGGTTATCTGCATGCTGATGCAGTTATGTTTGGGCTTTATAGCGAAATTCGAGCGAGATTGCTCTTTGGGTGTTGAATGGTTAATTGTGCCTTGGTTATGGTCTTCCTGTTTCTGGTTTATTATGATATCCATATCTCTATTGTTACGGTCACGTGCTTCATGTGTTTGATGCTGATATGCTTATGGTTATTGATTGTGAGTATCATGGCTCAATGTATTCTAGGTGGAGCGGTATCGGATTGGTCATACATCATGGCAGCGTTATGCTAGAATATGATACTTTGTACTTATTTCGTGTGTTATGTTTCCCCTTGTTTGGTGGATTGatatgtaaggccccgtgaaatttctactcaaaaacctgAAAGCTCATAGTGCCAaattaggaatatgtgttagaatTTTGTAAAATTCTTCACGGCGAGCTTGTAAGCTGCGGTTCagaccctttggattgatctgtgcattaaaaagttaagaaataatgttttccagaaaagtgtgtttctgcggtccattatgcgatcgcataatagctatgcggatcggatagtcgccgcagagtcagacagtttgatggttaatttgaggtcaactatgcggccaattatgcgatcgcataatcaatatgcgggttgcatagtcatcgcataatttcCTTGGAATTTTTGCGAGGGGCAGTTCTGTGgtgcattatgcgatcgcagaacaGGTATGCAGACCCTGCTTTCTTGTCGTATCCCCGGGCAGTTTGATCAGGTTTTGGGGGCCATTTTTACGGTCCCTTTTGCGGGCCGTATGttcattatgcgatcgcatatgcaATCGCAGATCGTgttggggctcctattttctaacttttaaaacccgacaacatcccattaaaaacacccaATTAGACCCCTTTTAAGATATTCTACAGCAAAAAGAGTGAGAGAGGAAGTtctagagagagagggtgatcttCAACAATTCCCTACTCAATCCTTACCTAAgcccttgaagattatcaagaaaAGCTGCTAGGCCTTCACcacaagaggtaagaacttgagccctaaACTTTGGGTTCGAAATTCACACTAAAATGAGTAAATAGcaagtgggttcatgggtataaaaattaattttcttgcatGCATGAGTGATAATGGGGTATGGGAAGATTGTGAGTTAAAAGGATAACAATTGGGGTGTAAGGTGATGAAAATCTCTCACGAAAGGGTCCTAGAATCtcaatgcacacttagtgcttgataatatacttaaatgagctagaatcttaatcatgtctctaattcttggttcaattcgtaattttcataaaataaattgaagttgctaagagtcctgaaattttgtaagaatttaaggaaagctctattgaggtatgtatggctaaaaacccctcttattagaaattgagctctgtTGGTATTTacgcaaatgtggtaagactagaATTGgttgatgtattgattgttatttcacatgaattagtatatatatatatatatatatatatatatatatatatatatatatatatatatatatatatatatacatgaacagTGTGCCTCAATGTGTGCAATGTACTATTATTGATATTTAGAGATGTGCGAAGAGTATGAACCATATGTTGAAATGCCTAGGCTACAAGCCAAGATTAAAACTGAGACTGTCATGCCAACTATGTGAAAGCTtacctatgcttacaacttgaattgcttttgtacGTGCTTATGATCTCAAATTGCAAGGTTATCATTGAAAAtggaaatgatgtgataattgtggccctaagtgcctatgaattgatatatgtaaaataaatattgaaacaAGATGATTAATTAAAAAGGAACAACGCCTCGGTAAGGCGTCCTAGTCGATTGGGCCATGATCAGATGCCATAaagcacacatggtggtattatgctgatattgaattccggaaaaggagaatgagattgtgattgaggcACATGTCTCAATTTAGGCAACCTAGCCAATCGAGTAGTGCATTCTTTCAACTTTCAGTACATGGCACCAAAGAAGAAATCCAGAATTGGCCAAGAAACCAATGCCACCTCAGGAGTGGCTGATGATTCCCTACTTGATACTGCGGGTGAGGGTAGTCGCCCTACTATCACCCTGTCTGGTTCTTCTATTCCAGAGCAGACTACCCAAGTTCCTACACCACTATCCCTTCTATTGATACTCATGTTCCGCTTCCAGGCCCAGCTTCCGGTCCTGGTAATTatgatggggatcttaggggagccaTTCAAATGTTGACTCAGCTAGTGGCCTCTAAGGCCTAGAGGTAAAATGTTACACCCAGTTCGTCTGGCcagcaaggggattccaccagttCCAGGGTGAACATatttcttcagttagaccctctagtgtttacgggtgccaatccagaagaagaccctTAGGATTTTATTGATTAGATGCACAAGATCCTCAGGGTTATGCGTGCAACTGAGACagagggagtagagttggctgcctaccgtctgaaaggggtggcctattcgtggtttgagttgtgggaagatTCCCGTGAGGAGGGGAGCCCTCAGGCGAAGTGGAGCAAGTTTGTTGatgcctttatagatcatttcctGCCTGCTGAGACAAGGGCAACCCGTGCAGCAGAGTTTGAGAATCTGAAGCAAGGTAAcagaagtgtgtgggagtaccataTGAAGTTTGCTCGCCTGTCTAAGTATGACATTcacatgttgcccacaatggaggccaggttgcgccggtttgtttagggccttaatcctttgactattaatgaggcttctacagCTGCCTTGAATTCTGACATGAATTATAGGAAAATGGTAGCATTCGCTCAGGCCACAAAGAACCTAAaactgaagaacagaatggagagagagggtaacagcAAGGCCTGGTATATGGGAAACATAGGAGAGTCACTAAGTAGGGGAAGATTAGCTTTTAGGGGAGGGTCATCAGGGCCATCTCAATCTGTGGCATAGTTTTCAGCTAGTGCACCTCTATCAGGGCCCATCTAGCAGCAACAGTAGAGTCGTTCCAGGCCCGATCAGGGAAACAAATTATCCCACCAGCAGGGTCGATCAAGAGAGAGGTCCCAGTAGTAGTAGAGGTCCCCGTGCCCCAGGTGCAAGAAGATACACTCAGGGATTTGCTACTTGGAGTTACCCAtatgctatggatgtgggatgaggggtcatattCAGAGGCATTGTTGTGTATCCTGCCAGGGAGCGGGTAGGGGTACAACCCAGCCAGCCAGCCCAGCAGCTGCTACATCTTCAGCCCCCTCACCAACTCAACGTACACCAGCACCCACAGGGCGTGGTGCAGCCAGGGGTGGTACGCAGAGTTTAGGAGGACCCAGTCagttctatgctatgagtggtcgccaaactgcagaggcttctccagataTTGTTACAGGTAGTCTAACTGTTCattctcatgatgtgtatgcacttatttaCCCCAGTTCCACtttgtcctatgttaccccttatGTTGCTATGAAATTTGGGATAGAACCGGATCAGCTTCATGAGCCATTCTCGACATCTACTTCAGTTGGTGAATCTATTACGGCTACTCGAGTTTATAGAGGTTGTGTTGTTATGGTGCGTGGTAGGGAAACCATGGTTGATCTTATTGAATTGGGGATGGTCAATTTTGATGTAATAaagggaatggattggctttacTCCTGTTTTGCCATGCTTGATTGTCGGACTGGAACtatgaggcttgaatttcctaataAGCCCGTTGTTGAATagaagggagataatgtagtgccaaAAGGttggtttatttcttaccttaaggctacaaagatgatcaagaagggatgtatctatcatttagtccGTGTTACAGATACCGATGCCGAGGCACCTAGCCTTGAGTTTGTACCAGTTGTGAATGAACTTTCggatgtctttccagatgagctccctaggattccaccagacagggagattgattttgggatcgatgtgatgccATGTATGCAGCCTATATCAATTCAACCTTACAGAATAGCACCGgcagaattgaaagagctaaaggaacaattgaaggatttgctagaaaagggtttcatccggccgaGTGTGTCACCATGGGGCGCACTggtcttgtttgtaaggaagaaagatgggtcgctatggatgtgtattgactatcggcaactcaacaaagtcacaatcaaaaacaaataccatctaccaaggatagatgacttgtttgatcaattgcaaggtgctatgtgtttctcaaaaattgacttgcgATCCGgatatcatcaattgaagataagggagcaggatattctaaaaacagctttcaggactcggtataggcactttgaatttctagtgatgtcttttgggctcaCAAATGCCCCGgcaactttcatggatcttatgaatcgagtattcaagccttttctagactcctttgttatagtgttcattgacgatattcttgtgtattcccgaagtcgggaggaccatgttgaccatctcagggcagttttgcaaactcttcagcaacatcaactgtatgcaaaattctcgaaatgtgaattttggcttgaatctatcgcgttcttgggtcatgtcgtctccagggaaggaattatggttgacCCTCAAAAGATTTCAGCGGTAAAGAATTGgactagacctaccactccaacagagattcgcagtttcttgggtttggccggGTACTACAGAAGATTTGTGTAGgaactcttgcctctccattgactaaattgacgcagaaagcagttaagttccagtggtctgatgcttgtgaaaggagtttccaagaattgaaatcaagattgactacaacaccagtattaaccctgccagagggtacagagggatttgtggtgtatCTCGATGCTTCGAGGATCGGGCTCGAGTGTGTGTTAATGCAGCACGGCAAGGTAATAGCCTACgcctctaggcaactcaagaaccatgaaaagaactatccaacccatgacttagagcttgaggcagtggtgtttgcgctaaagatttggcgacactaTTTGTATGgagtccatgtggat encodes the following:
- the LOC138870718 gene encoding uncharacterized protein is translated as MRGHIQRHCCVSCQGAGRGTTQPASPAAATSSAPSPTQRTPAPTGRGAARGGTQSLGGPSQFYAMSGRQTAEASPDIVTGSLTVHSHDVYALIYPSSTLSYVTPYVAMKFGIEPDQLHEPFSTSTSVGESITATRVYRGCVVMVRGRETMVDLIELGMVNFDVIKGMDWLYSCFAMLDCRTGTMRLEFPNKPVVE